Proteins encoded together in one Candidatus Xianfuyuplasma coldseepsis window:
- a CDS encoding ECF transporter S component translates to MNMKTRELTLTAVLSAIVLVMALVPNFGFINVNAFVGFTIIHIPILVGAYYGGRKVGGFLGALFGITSLFVAFTRPTSLLDPVFTNPIVSVLPRFLIGFFAYDVLKFFRKLVSNEFLQNGLFFGVMTLFHSLLVIPLMYIVAKNNWFFDVYDVLNRVLETEVGAELTQADTIGTIDFIASYFLSSGTIFGFIATIFIFNSLLEIAVAIVVGVPVANRLNVVLNNQE, encoded by the coding sequence ATGAATATGAAAACAAGAGAACTAACCTTGACAGCGGTTCTTTCAGCAATCGTTCTTGTCATGGCATTGGTTCCGAATTTTGGCTTTATTAATGTCAATGCATTTGTAGGTTTCACCATAATTCACATTCCGATTTTAGTCGGTGCATATTATGGTGGCCGTAAAGTAGGCGGGTTTTTAGGAGCCCTGTTTGGAATCACCTCATTATTTGTGGCGTTTACCCGACCAACTTCACTACTCGATCCGGTTTTTACCAATCCGATCGTGAGTGTGTTACCGCGTTTCCTCATCGGATTTTTCGCGTATGACGTCCTCAAATTTTTCCGGAAATTGGTCTCCAATGAATTTCTTCAAAACGGATTATTCTTTGGTGTAATGACGCTATTTCATTCGTTATTGGTCATTCCTTTGATGTATATCGTGGCGAAAAACAACTGGTTTTTCGATGTCTATGATGTCTTAAATCGTGTGTTAGAAACCGAAGTTGGTGCTGAACTAACACAGGCAGACACCATTGGGACAATCGATTTTATTGCGAGCTATTTTCTAAGTAGTGGAACGATCTTTGGATTTATCGCAACAATCTTTATTTTTAACTCGCTACTTGAAATTGCTGTTGCAATTGTCGTTGGTGTACCCGTCGCCAATCGTTTGAATGTCGTCTTAAACAATCAGGAGTGA
- a CDS encoding type III pantothenate kinase → MLVVIDIGNSNIVLAQYTNQLGPTYRFTTDKTKSVDEYYVLLRDVLNGADDIIVSSVVPELNIIIKNLAIKYYDITPIFVGPGIKTGIKIIVDNPKEVGSDLVASAAAVLDEYTDNAIVVDMGTATTFTYIEHKIIKGVAIMAGLVTQRDALVHNASQLSQFEFTTPKKVLGTNTIDCLNSGLLYGHALMIEAMARKIQDEYKTSPTLIVTGGASRFVKDLLSYDTIVDELLLLKGLVVIYQKNQK, encoded by the coding sequence ATGTTAGTTGTAATTGATATCGGAAACTCCAATATTGTACTTGCCCAATATACCAATCAACTGGGCCCGACTTATCGGTTTACGACCGACAAAACGAAAAGCGTTGATGAGTACTATGTGTTATTGCGCGATGTACTGAATGGTGCCGACGATATCATTGTCTCTAGCGTTGTCCCAGAACTCAATATCATCATTAAGAACTTAGCGATTAAATATTACGATATAACGCCAATATTTGTCGGACCAGGGATTAAAACCGGAATCAAAATTATCGTGGATAATCCCAAAGAAGTGGGTTCGGATTTGGTTGCGAGTGCCGCCGCAGTATTGGATGAATATACCGACAATGCAATTGTCGTCGACATGGGGACTGCTACAACCTTTACTTATATTGAACACAAGATTATTAAAGGAGTGGCAATCATGGCTGGATTGGTGACGCAACGGGATGCCTTGGTACACAACGCATCACAATTGTCCCAATTTGAATTTACAACCCCGAAAAAAGTACTCGGAACCAATACGATTGATTGTTTGAACTCTGGATTACTCTATGGTCATGCGCTGATGATTGAAGCCATGGCACGGAAAATTCAAGACGAGTATAAAACATCCCCCACATTGATTGTTACAGGTGGTGCGTCACGGTTTGTGAAAGACTTGTTATCGTATGACACAATCGTTGATGAACTATTACTTCTAAAAGGGTTGGTTGTCATTTATCAAAAGAATCAAAAATAA
- the acpP gene encoding acyl carrier protein: MIFEKVKELIAEELGIEEDTITLESDLTEDLGADSLDAIELIMEIESQFDVEIADSEATKIKLVSDIVKYLENQGK; encoded by the coding sequence ATGATTTTTGAAAAAGTGAAAGAGCTTATTGCAGAAGAATTAGGTATTGAAGAAGACACCATTACATTAGAATCCGATTTAACGGAGGATCTTGGTGCCGACTCCTTAGATGCAATTGAATTAATCATGGAAATTGAGTCTCAATTTGATGTCGAGATTGCCGACAGCGAAGCAACCAAAATCAAATTGGTTTCCGATATCGTAAAATATTTGGAAAACCAAGGAAAATAA
- the polA gene encoding DNA polymerase I, whose protein sequence is MKKLILMDGSNVMFRAYYGTAYSGNLMQNSKGQYTNAVFGFVNMMNSVLNEDFTHILVAFDKSGKTFRHESFPDYKGGRKPMPDEFRSQIDLIKKSLDVLGVKQREIELIEADDIIGTYATKYYDQFDEIEIISNDKDLLQLVNDKVHLRSSKKGMQNYVSYTPEYMAETMGVTPDLIPDLKGLMGDASDNLPGIPGVGEKTAVKLLKQYGSLQGVIDHMDEIKGKLGERIRAHYQDAILCKQIATIKTDVSFHFSLDEIEYDGVVEEEMLEFYKELELHSLIKRFNRVQPQPKKTFEYTLVDTVLDIKDILEPDSCIVLETYGTNYHQAQALGFGVVNDKGSYYIPYEMIHQSMDLQLFLRDESIPKSVFDWKMMRVVLLNDQYDIQGVTFDLLLAAYILNPNNTKEDFRVIVSNFEYLDVSYKEEVYGKGAKYAIPTEEAYQMYAVKKAVAIHELKQPLLDQLKDNEQLDLFTDIELPLSRILAKMEHTGIRVDRDKLQQLNSELKAKIDQITEEIYADAGEEFNISSPKQLGVILFEKLELPFAKRTKSGYSTKVDILEKLVDHHPIIEKIMTYRTLTKLHSTYIIGLDAAIMDDGRIHTIYRQAFTSTGRLSSVEPNLQNIPIRYEEGREIRKVFIPEQQHQLLACDYSQIELRVLAHMANEKVMIDAFKHNEDIHTKTAKQIFDKEDITSLERRQAKAVNFGIIYGQSAWGLSEGIHINKKEAQLFIDKYYQQFPGIKQFMDGVVEGATSNGYAETIYHRRRYIPELNSSVYMQRESGKRNAMNAPIQGSAADIIKIAMIELDRVMKEQKVQSKMLLQIHDELIFDVAPDEIDLMNDLVTTTMEQCVSLQVPLKVEAVLGDNLYETK, encoded by the coding sequence ATGAAAAAACTGATTTTAATGGACGGATCAAATGTGATGTTTCGGGCCTATTATGGAACCGCATATTCCGGAAATTTAATGCAAAACTCCAAAGGCCAATACACCAATGCAGTGTTTGGCTTTGTCAATATGATGAACTCGGTACTAAATGAAGATTTTACCCATATATTAGTCGCCTTTGATAAATCTGGAAAGACCTTTCGCCACGAATCATTTCCCGATTATAAAGGGGGACGCAAACCGATGCCGGATGAGTTTCGATCACAGATTGATTTAATTAAGAAAAGTCTCGATGTTCTCGGGGTAAAACAACGTGAAATTGAGCTGATAGAAGCCGACGATATCATCGGTACCTATGCAACTAAATACTATGATCAATTCGATGAAATTGAAATCATCAGCAACGACAAAGATTTGCTCCAACTTGTCAATGACAAGGTTCATCTGCGTTCGAGCAAAAAAGGGATGCAAAACTATGTCTCGTATACGCCGGAGTATATGGCCGAAACTATGGGAGTTACTCCCGATTTGATTCCGGACCTAAAAGGATTGATGGGGGATGCTTCGGATAATCTACCTGGAATACCTGGAGTCGGGGAGAAAACCGCAGTCAAGCTCCTAAAACAATATGGTAGTTTGCAGGGTGTTATTGATCACATGGATGAGATTAAAGGAAAACTTGGGGAACGGATTCGGGCGCATTACCAAGATGCGATTTTATGTAAACAAATCGCAACGATCAAGACCGATGTATCGTTCCACTTCTCACTGGATGAAATCGAGTACGATGGTGTCGTGGAAGAGGAAATGTTGGAATTTTACAAAGAACTGGAATTGCACTCCTTAATTAAACGGTTTAATCGCGTTCAACCACAACCGAAAAAGACCTTTGAGTATACCCTTGTCGATACTGTGTTGGACATCAAGGATATATTAGAACCAGACAGTTGTATTGTCTTAGAAACCTATGGTACCAACTATCATCAAGCACAAGCGCTTGGATTTGGAGTTGTCAATGACAAAGGATCGTATTATATCCCCTATGAGATGATTCATCAATCCATGGATTTACAATTGTTTTTACGGGATGAATCCATTCCAAAAAGTGTGTTCGATTGGAAGATGATGCGTGTTGTCTTATTAAATGATCAGTACGATATTCAAGGTGTTACTTTTGATTTATTATTAGCAGCATACATCTTAAATCCAAACAATACCAAAGAAGATTTCCGAGTGATTGTCAGTAACTTTGAATATCTGGATGTATCGTACAAAGAAGAAGTGTATGGTAAAGGAGCGAAATACGCGATTCCTACGGAAGAAGCGTATCAAATGTATGCGGTCAAAAAAGCCGTAGCCATCCATGAACTGAAACAACCATTGTTGGATCAGTTAAAGGACAACGAACAACTTGATTTGTTCACCGATATTGAACTACCATTATCTCGTATTTTAGCAAAAATGGAACATACAGGAATACGTGTTGATCGTGATAAATTACAACAATTAAATTCGGAGTTAAAAGCAAAAATAGATCAGATCACCGAGGAAATCTATGCCGATGCGGGAGAGGAATTTAATATTTCATCACCGAAGCAACTCGGTGTGATTTTGTTTGAGAAACTGGAGTTGCCCTTTGCCAAACGAACAAAATCAGGCTATTCAACTAAGGTTGATATCTTAGAAAAATTAGTCGATCATCACCCGATTATTGAAAAAATAATGACCTATCGAACCTTAACAAAACTACACAGTACCTATATCATTGGGTTGGATGCTGCGATTATGGATGATGGACGAATTCATACCATCTATCGTCAGGCATTTACCTCGACAGGACGACTAAGTAGCGTTGAGCCTAATTTGCAAAATATTCCGATTCGTTACGAAGAAGGAAGAGAAATACGAAAAGTATTTATTCCTGAACAACAACATCAATTGCTCGCCTGCGATTATTCACAAATAGAGCTCCGTGTATTAGCTCATATGGCCAATGAGAAAGTCATGATTGATGCGTTTAAACACAATGAGGACATTCATACCAAAACCGCGAAACAGATCTTCGATAAAGAGGACATTACATCCCTTGAACGACGTCAAGCAAAAGCGGTAAACTTTGGAATTATATACGGTCAAAGTGCATGGGGATTGAGTGAAGGAATTCATATTAATAAAAAAGAAGCCCAACTGTTTATTGATAAATACTACCAGCAATTTCCGGGTATTAAACAATTTATGGATGGCGTTGTTGAAGGAGCGACATCCAATGGATATGCGGAAACCATTTATCATCGACGTCGCTATATTCCCGAACTGAACAGTAGTGTCTACATGCAACGTGAAAGTGGAAAACGCAATGCGATGAATGCACCGATTCAAGGAAGTGCAGCAGATATTATTAAGATTGCTATGATTGAATTGGATCGTGTGATGAAAGAACAAAAAGTACAATCGAAGATGTTGCTACAAATACATGACGAATTAATCTTTGATGTAGCACCGGATGAGATTGATTTAATGAATGATCTCGTTACTACAACGATGGAACAATGCGTCTCGTTACAAGTACCGCTGAAAGTCGAAGCGGTATTGGGAGACAATTTATACGAAACCAAATAG
- a CDS encoding cation diffusion facilitator family transporter — protein MNHEHIMRKSLYVNVFLVFMKIVSGFFFNSVALIADGVHSISDLLSDIFVVLGIRHSIKPADEDHPFGHGKFEYVLSLLLGLSIITIAYNLGKNVITNWSNAIEVPNGLTMVIIVVVIGLKLILARYLIRKGQETGSEIIQASGQESFSDVISSAVVFIGVGGVLLGHQLDIDWLLYGDKVASFIIALFIIRIGIIIVLEAIKSIQGKTVGEEICQEYKESIAKIDGVHAVDQLDMIAYGPYYQAIVEIKVDGTKTVKEGHDIAHLVHETLLKNEKICHVSVHVNPGGKL, from the coding sequence ATGAACCATGAACATATTATGCGAAAAAGCCTGTATGTCAACGTATTCTTGGTCTTTATGAAAATTGTAAGTGGCTTTTTCTTTAATAGTGTTGCCTTGATTGCCGATGGTGTTCACAGCATTAGTGATTTACTAAGTGACATTTTTGTAGTGCTTGGGATTCGCCACAGCATCAAACCAGCGGATGAGGATCATCCTTTTGGTCATGGGAAGTTTGAATATGTATTAAGTCTGTTGCTTGGATTATCGATTATCACGATTGCTTATAATCTCGGGAAAAACGTGATTACAAATTGGTCCAACGCGATTGAGGTGCCGAATGGATTAACCATGGTTATCATTGTCGTTGTTATTGGTTTGAAGCTAATACTTGCCCGTTATTTGATTCGAAAAGGACAAGAAACCGGTAGTGAAATCATTCAAGCATCAGGTCAAGAATCGTTTAGCGATGTCATCAGTAGTGCCGTTGTGTTTATCGGTGTAGGCGGTGTCCTGCTTGGACACCAGTTGGATATCGATTGGTTACTGTACGGTGACAAAGTCGCCTCATTTATCATCGCCCTCTTTATTATTCGTATTGGGATTATTATCGTGTTAGAAGCCATAAAAAGTATCCAAGGCAAAACGGTTGGGGAAGAGATCTGTCAGGAATACAAAGAAAGCATTGCAAAAATTGACGGAGTCCATGCGGTTGATCAGTTGGATATGATTGCCTATGGTCCGTATTATCAAGCTATTGTAGAAATTAAAGTTGATGGAACAAAAACGGTTAAAGAAGGACATGATATCGCTCATCTTGTGCATGAGACGTTACTAAAAAATGAGAAAATATGTCATGTGAGTGTTCATGTAAATCCGGGAGGTAAATTATGA
- a CDS encoding nitroreductase family protein, translated as MSLLMKRQSVRHYTKETVSEVAITTMLEAAMQAPSANNQQPWEFIIVDDRTILDQLSKASRGAWMLADAPLAIIVVMKEGGKSPRMRPQDCAAAVENILLSAVEQQLGAVWIGVYPLEERMTYINEILHITKGTAFAQIAIGHPDTTKSVTKRYDASRVYRNTME; from the coding sequence ATGAGTTTGTTAATGAAACGACAAAGTGTTCGTCACTATACCAAAGAGACTGTTTCTGAAGTGGCTATTACCACCATGCTTGAAGCGGCAATGCAAGCTCCAAGTGCAAACAATCAACAACCGTGGGAATTTATTATTGTTGACGATCGCACAATACTGGATCAATTATCCAAAGCATCGCGAGGAGCATGGATGTTAGCCGATGCCCCACTCGCCATTATCGTGGTGATGAAAGAGGGGGGGAAATCACCCCGCATGCGACCACAAGATTGTGCGGCAGCGGTTGAGAATATATTGCTCTCTGCCGTGGAACAACAACTGGGAGCGGTGTGGATTGGTGTGTATCCTCTAGAAGAACGAATGACGTATATCAACGAAATTCTGCACATTACCAAAGGAACCGCCTTTGCCCAGATTGCGATTGGCCATCCTGACACAACAAAATCGGTCACGAAACGCTATGACGCATCTCGCGTCTATCGTAATACCATGGAGTAA
- the mutM gene encoding DNA-formamidopyrimidine glycosylase, with protein MPEMPEVETVRRILQEVIVGKTIRDIDVFYPKMIRNVDEATFIHMLEGQTIKRMDRYGKHLQFITEDWVVFSHLRMEGKYFIKPLDEPKEKHEHMIIYFTDGTSLRYHDTRKFGTFDVIHPAEIKQNSPLVGLGPEPTSSELTPTYLTKKLRHKTRAIKPTLLDQTVICGLGNIYVDEVLFRSKIHPETPAGLLTKKQIKFIIQSCKQVIEKAIELGGTTVRSYTASLGVTGRFQNELNVHTKVDQPCPVCGTTISKTKVGGRGTYLCTTCQKQRHK; from the coding sequence ATGCCAGAAATGCCCGAAGTCGAAACCGTTCGACGTATACTTCAAGAAGTTATTGTTGGTAAAACCATACGCGATATCGATGTGTTTTATCCGAAGATGATTCGCAATGTGGATGAAGCAACCTTCATCCACATGTTAGAAGGACAAACCATCAAGCGGATGGATCGCTATGGAAAACATCTTCAATTTATCACCGAAGATTGGGTTGTTTTTTCACATCTTCGGATGGAAGGAAAGTATTTTATTAAACCACTCGATGAACCCAAGGAAAAACACGAACACATGATTATTTATTTTACCGACGGAACATCCTTACGTTATCATGACACACGTAAGTTCGGTACATTTGATGTAATTCATCCAGCTGAAATCAAACAGAATAGTCCATTGGTTGGATTGGGCCCAGAACCAACATCATCCGAATTAACACCGACATACTTGACAAAAAAACTGCGCCATAAAACACGTGCCATCAAACCGACATTGTTAGATCAAACGGTGATATGTGGGTTGGGGAACATCTACGTGGATGAGGTTTTATTTCGAAGTAAAATCCATCCGGAAACACCAGCTGGGTTACTGACGAAAAAGCAAATTAAATTCATCATTCAGTCGTGTAAACAGGTGATTGAAAAAGCGATCGAACTCGGTGGTACAACAGTTCGCTCGTATACCGCAAGTCTCGGTGTGACGGGACGGTTTCAAAACGAACTCAACGTTCATACAAAAGTGGATCAACCATGTCCTGTTTGTGGGACGACAATTAGTAAAACAAAAGTTGGAGGACGTGGAACCTATCTCTGTACAACTTGTCAAAAACAACGACACAAATAA
- the coaE gene encoding dephospho-CoA kinase (Dephospho-CoA kinase (CoaE) performs the final step in coenzyme A biosynthesis.) translates to MTRIIGLTGGIASGKSTVSTMFKEAGIPVIDTDQIAHDLYQKGTTVYDAIVNHFTSDILLTDQSINRKKLGQIIFANKTKRDELNQIVHPEVYHVVDAEIERYKELDEPIVVVDIPLLFETGYDKECDATVVVYTNYENQIERLISRDQIDRDYAAMKIDAQLSLDAKKEQATYVIDNSFSILDTKRDFNHVLEQLEVK, encoded by the coding sequence ATGACACGTATCATCGGATTGACAGGTGGGATTGCATCGGGAAAATCAACGGTATCAACCATGTTTAAAGAAGCGGGGATACCAGTGATCGATACCGATCAAATCGCCCATGATTTGTATCAAAAAGGAACCACGGTTTACGATGCCATCGTCAATCATTTCACATCGGATATCCTTCTTACTGATCAATCGATTAATCGCAAGAAACTCGGTCAAATCATTTTTGCGAACAAAACCAAACGCGATGAGTTAAATCAGATTGTACATCCAGAAGTATACCATGTCGTCGATGCCGAAATTGAACGGTACAAAGAGTTGGATGAACCCATCGTTGTTGTTGATATTCCGTTGTTATTTGAAACCGGATACGACAAAGAGTGCGATGCGACTGTTGTCGTATACACAAACTATGAAAATCAGATCGAGCGGTTAATTAGTCGCGATCAGATTGATCGAGATTATGCCGCCATGAAAATAGATGCACAACTATCATTAGACGCCAAAAAAGAACAAGCCACATATGTCATTGACAACTCGTTCTCAATATTAGATACCAAACGTGATTTCAATCATGTATTGGAACAACTAGAGGTGAAGTAA
- a CDS encoding DnaD domain protein encodes MDINGLDTFRLITYHTLDRDERNVLTLLYQPILGGDAFTLYLTLWSLIDRSTKKQTEFHHKLLYDAMRLSPRQFEQVRQKLEAIGLLVTYHNEDIYLYELKAPLTAEEFIKDGSLGAYLFSRLGKDLFDEISGLFKVTTTEKDGFTNISSTFDKVFDSLPKPIETKANYTSKSKAKIHINHAFDFELFLEGLSKNFVDRRKITNKVKEKIYNLSYVYNLDEFTMQKVFMDTVDKDRNIDLGELSKNARKWYEFDRDTIHHEDVQPSQDVVSHLDMLQKCKTVTPAVILGILSNGKPSLQELNVVERLIDNYNLSQEVINFLLVYVVGQLGEFPSYNYFDKVAVEWQRHHVSTIDDAIVVIKNRTKRMQSSKSSKQKNTIPNDIESDWFDEYWNNR; translated from the coding sequence ATGGATATCAATGGACTCGACACGTTTCGTCTGATTACGTACCACACGTTGGATCGAGACGAACGCAACGTATTGACATTACTATATCAACCAATCCTTGGGGGTGACGCGTTCACCCTGTATTTGACGTTGTGGAGTCTCATCGACCGCAGTACAAAAAAACAAACCGAGTTCCATCATAAATTACTCTATGATGCGATGCGATTGTCACCGCGTCAATTTGAACAAGTTCGTCAGAAGTTAGAAGCCATTGGGTTGCTGGTAACGTATCATAATGAAGATATCTATCTCTATGAGTTGAAAGCGCCATTAACCGCCGAAGAGTTCATCAAAGATGGATCGTTAGGAGCGTATTTATTTAGTCGTTTAGGGAAAGATTTATTTGACGAAATCAGTGGGTTGTTTAAAGTTACAACCACCGAAAAAGATGGATTTACAAACATCTCCAGTACCTTTGATAAAGTGTTTGATTCCTTACCTAAACCGATTGAAACAAAAGCGAATTACACATCCAAAAGCAAAGCAAAGATCCACATCAATCACGCGTTTGATTTTGAACTTTTTTTGGAAGGGCTATCCAAGAACTTCGTCGATCGTCGCAAAATTACAAACAAGGTAAAAGAAAAAATCTACAACCTATCCTATGTCTATAACCTCGATGAGTTCACGATGCAAAAAGTGTTCATGGATACTGTTGATAAAGATCGAAACATCGATTTAGGAGAACTCAGTAAGAATGCTCGCAAGTGGTATGAGTTTGATCGGGATACGATTCATCATGAGGACGTCCAACCGTCACAGGATGTCGTATCACACTTGGATATGTTGCAAAAATGCAAAACCGTTACACCGGCTGTTATCCTTGGAATCTTGTCGAACGGGAAACCCTCACTTCAAGAACTCAATGTGGTTGAACGACTAATCGATAACTACAATTTGTCACAAGAAGTGATTAACTTCTTATTGGTGTATGTGGTTGGCCAATTGGGTGAGTTCCCATCCTATAACTATTTTGATAAAGTAGCTGTTGAATGGCAACGCCACCATGTATCAACAATCGACGATGCGATTGTTGTGATTAAGAATCGTACAAAACGGATGCAATCCTCCAAATCAAGCAAACAAAAAAATACCATTCCCAATGATATCGAATCCGATTGGTTCGATGAGTATTGGAATAACCGATAG
- the dnaI gene encoding primosomal protein DnaI encodes MEKLRFQELAIDKDQLIDDLAEDVVLRDFFIDHDVDTDFIERHLGTFLNFKIEKDKCQDCEGIHTCKQDTLGLEPVLRMEEGQVKSYYQECPFNQNRQQLLNQKANIDALYMPKMIYEASMDDYDFTRGENRTKIYNRLTNFVHKYMQGEHPKGLYLYGAYQQGKTYSLGALANELSKRGVQVIIAYYPDLVREFKSRINDNTVETMIGKLKQIDVLMLDDIGGESQSAWIRDEILGPILQHRLLDEKPTFFTSNVSQKDLTYLLVLNNQMAEKMKAARIEARIKSLSEEFKM; translated from the coding sequence ATGGAAAAATTACGGTTTCAAGAACTCGCGATTGATAAGGATCAACTGATTGATGATCTCGCAGAAGATGTCGTCCTGCGTGATTTTTTCATTGATCACGATGTCGATACCGATTTTATCGAACGTCATTTAGGAACCTTCCTCAACTTTAAAATTGAGAAAGACAAATGTCAAGATTGTGAAGGGATTCATACGTGCAAACAAGACACTCTTGGACTCGAACCCGTGTTACGCATGGAAGAAGGACAAGTGAAATCCTATTACCAAGAATGTCCGTTCAATCAAAACCGGCAACAATTACTGAATCAAAAAGCCAACATCGATGCACTTTATATGCCGAAAATGATCTATGAAGCATCGATGGATGATTATGATTTCACCCGCGGTGAAAACCGAACGAAGATCTATAATCGATTGACGAATTTCGTCCATAAATATATGCAAGGAGAACACCCGAAAGGACTGTATTTATACGGAGCATACCAACAAGGAAAAACTTATAGTTTAGGTGCGCTCGCCAATGAACTATCGAAACGCGGTGTGCAAGTCATCATTGCGTATTATCCCGATCTAGTACGTGAATTTAAAAGCCGCATTAACGATAATACGGTGGAAACAATGATTGGTAAATTGAAACAAATTGACGTACTAATGTTGGATGATATCGGTGGGGAAAGTCAAAGCGCATGGATTCGTGATGAAATATTGGGTCCAATCTTACAACACCGTTTATTGGATGAAAAACCAACATTCTTCACCAGTAATGTCAGTCAAAAAGACTTGACGTACTTATTGGTTTTAAACAATCAGATGGCCGAGAAAATGAAGGCTGCACGAATTGAAGCCCGTATCAAATCACTTAGTGAAGAATTCAAAATGTAA